A portion of the Myxococcales bacterium genome contains these proteins:
- a CDS encoding TrmH family RNA methyltransferase, translating to MPLSPPLGEPPERVRELLAPLRHEFSVALHTAGNAFAVGAVIRVAHNFLAREVLLLGDEPFYEKASMGMEKYETIHTLTDEAALRAHVAGRPVWAIEKDFARRSLYDVTEFPKDVVFLFGSERFGLTRETCDACDDVIGIPIYGVNQSLPLAVASGIVMNAWAERHARAARPR from the coding sequence ATGCCCCTCTCCCCTCCCCTCGGCGAGCCCCCGGAGCGCGTGCGCGAGCTCCTCGCTCCGCTTCGTCACGAATTCTCCGTGGCATTGCATACTGCAGGCAACGCCTTCGCCGTCGGCGCCGTCATTCGCGTGGCGCACAACTTTCTCGCGCGGGAAGTCCTGCTCCTCGGCGACGAGCCCTTCTACGAGAAGGCCTCCATGGGCATGGAGAAGTACGAGACGATCCACACGCTCACCGACGAAGCCGCGCTCCGCGCACACGTGGCCGGTCGGCCCGTGTGGGCCATCGAGAAGGACTTCGCGCGGCGAAGCCTCTACGACGTCACCGAGTTTCCGAAGGACGTCGTCTTCCTCTTCGGCAGCGAACGCTTCGGCCTCACGCGCGAGACCTGCGACGCGTGCGACGACGTCATCGGCATTCCCATCTACGGCGTAAACCAGTCGCTACCGCTCGCCGTGGCCTCGGGCATCGTCATGAACGCGTGGGCCGAGCGCCACGCCCGCGCGGCACGGCCGCGCTAA
- a CDS encoding Uma2 family endonuclease — MGEAARKTATYEDLLSIPPHHVGEILLGTLWSHPRPRSIHASATGALHAELAPRFRFGRGGPGGWMILEAPELHLAADVLVPDLAAWRRTRMPEMPDTPHFELAPDWVCEVLSPSTAKVDRTDKMTIDAREGVTHVWHVDPAALTLEIFRLEGPHYVRLGAYRDAARVQAEPFDTFELELEFLWAR; from the coding sequence ATGGGTGAGGCCGCTCGGAAGACCGCAACCTACGAGGATCTCCTCTCGATCCCTCCGCATCATGTGGGGGAGATCTTGCTGGGCACCTTGTGGTCACACCCGCGTCCGCGCTCGATTCACGCGAGCGCGACGGGCGCGCTCCACGCCGAGCTGGCCCCACGGTTTCGCTTCGGTCGTGGCGGTCCCGGCGGGTGGATGATTCTCGAGGCGCCTGAGCTTCATCTCGCCGCCGACGTCTTGGTCCCGGATCTTGCCGCTTGGCGACGCACGCGCATGCCCGAGATGCCCGACACTCCCCACTTCGAGCTCGCCCCCGATTGGGTGTGCGAGGTGCTTTCGCCGAGCACGGCCAAGGTCGACCGCACCGACAAGATGACCATCGACGCGCGAGAAGGCGTGACGCACGTTTGGCATGTCGATCCCGCCGCACTGACGCTGGAGATCTTCCGCCTCGAGGGTCCGCACTACGTGCGGCTCGGTGCGTACCGAGACGCAGCTCGCGTACAGGCCGAGCCCTTCGACACCTTTGAACTCGAGCTCGAGTTTCTCTGGGCGCGTTAG
- a CDS encoding metallophosphoesterase, with protein sequence MSFALAAATLTCVETRPLPPCDPSSALTVPPRDPSAAVVVAAGDIADCPAGHQDETAALVERIAPDAVLTLGDTVYPNGSLDDFLDCYGPSWGRFRSITRPAVGNHDYHAAHAGPFYAYFCGAAGPPFRGYTSFDIGTWHVVVLNSNCGPDIDLPEGTSDEFGGCGADSPQAKWLRDDLRAHPNRCTLAMMHHPRFTSSRYGNHPFVQDLWSVLYEGGVDVALGGHAHLYERLAPMTPDGTIDDARGVRSFVVGTGGRYLVPFGNTVAGSERRDNESFGVLRLVLRPDAADYSFVAVEGRVIDEGSFACH encoded by the coding sequence ATGTCATTCGCTCTCGCCGCGGCGACGCTCACCTGCGTCGAGACGCGCCCCTTGCCTCCTTGCGATCCATCGTCGGCGCTCACGGTCCCGCCGCGCGATCCCTCCGCGGCCGTCGTCGTCGCCGCCGGTGACATCGCCGATTGCCCCGCGGGCCACCAAGACGAGACCGCCGCGCTCGTGGAGCGCATCGCGCCGGACGCTGTGCTCACGCTCGGCGACACTGTGTATCCAAACGGCTCGCTCGACGACTTCCTCGATTGCTACGGCCCGTCGTGGGGCCGCTTTCGGTCGATCACGCGCCCCGCCGTCGGCAACCACGACTACCACGCGGCGCACGCGGGGCCGTTCTACGCCTACTTCTGCGGCGCGGCGGGGCCACCCTTTCGCGGCTACACGAGCTTCGACATCGGCACCTGGCACGTCGTCGTCTTGAACAGCAACTGCGGGCCCGACATCGATCTGCCCGAAGGCACGAGCGACGAGTTCGGAGGCTGCGGCGCTGACTCGCCCCAAGCGAAGTGGCTTCGTGACGATCTGCGCGCCCACCCGAATCGCTGCACGTTGGCGATGATGCATCACCCGCGCTTCACCTCGAGTCGCTACGGCAACCACCCTTTCGTGCAGGACCTTTGGTCGGTCCTCTACGAAGGCGGCGTCGACGTGGCGCTGGGCGGTCACGCGCACCTCTACGAGCGACTCGCGCCCATGACGCCCGACGGCACCATCGACGACGCGCGCGGCGTTCGCTCCTTCGTTGTTGGAACCGGAGGACGGTACCTCGTCCCCTTTGGCAACACGGTGGCGGGGAGCGAGCGACGCGACAACGAGAGCTTTGGCGTCCTGCGGCTCGTGCTTCGGCCTGACGCCGCGGACTACTCCTTCGTGGCTGTCGAGGGTCGCGTCATCGACGAAGGGAGCTTCGCTTGTCACTGA